One genomic region from Xyrauchen texanus isolate HMW12.3.18 chromosome 16, RBS_HiC_50CHRs, whole genome shotgun sequence encodes:
- the LOC127656837 gene encoding calmodulin-1 → MADQLTEEQIAEFKEAFSLFDKDGDGTITTKELGTVMRSLGQNPTEAELQDMINEVDADGNGTIDFPEFLTMMARKMKDTDSEEEIREAFRVFDKDGNGYISAAELRHVMTNLGEKLTDEEVDEMIREADIDGDGQVNYEEFVQMMTAK, encoded by the exons ATG GCTGATCAACTCACAGAGGAGCAGATTGCTG AGTTTAAGGAGGCATTCTCCTTGTTCGATAAGGATGGTGATGGTACTATTACAACTAAAGAGCTGGGCACAGTAATGCGTTCTCTCGGGCAGAACCCCACAGAGGCTGAATTACAGGACATGATTAACGAAGTGGATGCTGACG GTAACGGAACCATTGATTTTCCTGAGTTTTTGACAATGATGGCCCGGAAAATGAAAGACACAGACAGCGAGGAGGAGATCCGTGAGGCGTTCAGAGTGTTTGACAAG GACGGGAATGGCTACATCAGTGCAGCAGAGCTTCGCCACGTCATGACGAACCTGGGCGAAAAGCTGACAGATGAAGAGGTTGACGAGATGATCAGAGAAGCCGACATCGACGGCGACGGTCAGGTCAATTACGAAG agtTTGTACAGATGATGACGGCAAAGTGA